A section of the Numida meleagris isolate 19003 breed g44 Domestic line chromosome 16, NumMel1.0, whole genome shotgun sequence genome encodes:
- the CACFD1 gene encoding calcium channel flower homolog yields MSSQDEQFQAVAPEPASSSADDGMTWWYRWLCRIAGVIGGISCAFAGLWNCVTINPLNIAAGVWMMLNAFVLFLCEAPFCCQFIEFANAVSARADKLRAWQKAAFYCGMAVFPVMLSLTLTTLFGNAIAFATGVLYGLSALGKKGDAISYARIHQQQKQMDEEKLTGCLEGQAL; encoded by the exons ATGAGCTCTCAGGATGAGCAGTTCCAAGCAGTAGCCCCTGAGCCAGCGTCTTCCTCCGCTGATGATGGCATGACCTGGTGGTACAGGTGGCTCTGCAGGATTGCCGGGGTCATCGGGGGCATCT cctgtgcCTTTGCTGGTCTCTGGAACTGCGTTACCATCAACCCACTGAACATAGCGGCTGGCGTGTGGATGAT GCTCAACGCCTTCGTCCTGTTCCTGTGCGAAgctcccttctgctgccagtTCATCGAGTTCGCGAACGCCGTGTCTGCGAGGGCAGACAAGCTGCGGGCCTggcagaaagctgctttctACTGCGG GATGGCCGTGTTCCCTGTCATGCTCAGCCTGACGCTCACCACGCTCTTTGGAAATGCCATTGCGTTTGCCACCGGGGTGCTTTATGGCTTGTCAGCGCTCGGCAAGAA GGGAGATGCCATTTCCTACGCTCGGAtccaccagcagcagaagcaaatggACGAAGAGAAGCTCACGGGGTGCCTGGAGGGACAGGCTCTCTGA
- the SLC2A6 gene encoding solute carrier family 2, facilitated glucose transporter member 6 translates to MEPSMREPLVRRSSSSYHTFSENIRRGLDKEYLRSLNNKWLYVAVFAAVLGNFSFGFALVYPSPVIPALEAHPNPALRLDRHRASWFGSVFMLGAAAGGLSAMLLNDHLGRKLSIMFSAVPSAVGYALMASAQGIEMLLLGRVLTGYAGGVTAASIPVYISEISHPGVRGMLGTCPQIMAVLGSLILYALGLLLDWRWLAVAGEVPVLTMILLLCFMPNSPRFLLSQGKEDEALRSLCWLRGRDTDYAQEYEQIKDSVRKQSQRISCAEIKDPFIYKPILIAVGMRFLQQLSGVTCVLVYLQPIFKKMAVILKPEYDAALVGLVRLFSVAIAAVSMDKAGRKILLFVSAGVMLASNLTMGLYIHFVPSSQNGTVANRTLGSLANPPAEPVNYITLIPLLAAMFFIMGYAMGWGPITWLLMSEILPLKARGVASGLCVVVSWLTAFALTQLFLGVVEFFGLEVPFLFFAVICAGNILFTGCCVPETKRRSLEQIEAFFRTGRKSFLRSFRR, encoded by the exons ATGGAGCCAAGCATGCGGGAGCCGCTGGTGAGGAGGTCGAGCTCCTCATACCACACCTTCTCTGAGAACATCAGGAGGGGGCTGGACAAGGAGTACCTGCG GAGCCTCAACAACAAGTGGCTCTACGTGGCGgtgtttgctgctgtgctggggaattTCAGCTTCGGCTTCGCCCTGGTTTACCCCTCACCCGTGATCCCTGCCCTGGAGGCTCACCCCAACCCCGCGCTGAGGCTGGACCGCCACAGAGCATCCTGGTTTGGG TCAGTGTTCATGctgggggcggcggcgggggggcTCAGCGCCATGCTCCTCAATGACCACCTGGGCCGCAAGCTCAGCATCATGTTCTCAGCCGTGCCCTCCGCCGTGGGATATGCGCTGATGGCCAGCGCCCAGGGCATcgagatgctgctgctgggccgCGTGCTTACAGGCTATGCTGGCGGTGTGACGGCTGCCTCCATCCCG GTCTACATCTCCGAGATCTCCCACCCCGGGGTGCGAGGCATGCTGGGCACTTGTCCTCAGAtcatggcagtgctgggctccctcATCCTCTACGCGCTGG GGCTGCTCCTGGACTGGCGCTGGCTGgctgtggcaggggaggtgCCCGTGCTCACCATgatcctcctgctctgcttcatgCCCAACTCGCCCCGCTTCCTGCTCTCCCAGGGGAAGGAGGATGAGGCCCTGCGCTCGCTGTGCTGGCTGCGGGGCAGGGACACGGACTATGCCCAGGAGTACGAGCAGATTAAGGACAGTGTGAGAAAGCAG AGCCAGCGGATTTCCTGTGCTGAGATCAAGGATCCCTTCATCTACAAGCCCATCCTGATTGCTGTGGGGATGAggttcctgcagcagctctctggtGTCACCTGTGTCCTTGTGTACTTGCAGCCGATATTCAAGAAAATGGCCGTCATCCTG AAACCAGAGTATGACGCAGCTCTCGTGGGCCTGGTTCGGCTGTTCTCGGTGGCGATCGCTGCTGTGTCGATGGATAAAGCTGGGAGGAAGATCCTTCTCTTTGTATCAG CTGGAGTCATGTTGGCCTCCAACCTGACCATGGGGCTCTACATCCACTTCGTGCCATCTTCTCAGAATGGCACTGTTGCCAATAGAACCCTGGGAAGCCTTGCCAATCCTCCTGCTGAGCCCGTCAACTACATCACCCTCATCCCCCTCCTGGCCGCCATGTTCTTCATAATGG GTTATGCCATGGGCTGGGGGCCCATCACCTGGCTGCTGATGTCAGAGATCCTCCCTCTGAAAGCTCGTGGGGTGGCATCGGGCCTCTGTGTTGTTGTGAGCTGGCTGACAGCCTTCGCCCTGACCCAGCTCTTCCTTGGGGTTGTG GAGTTCTTTGGCCTCGAGGTGCCATTCCTATTCTTTGCCGTCATCTGCGCCGGGAACATCTTATTTACAGGCTGCTGCGTCCCAGAAACCAAACGCAGGTCACTGGAGCAGATTGAGGCCTTCTTCAGGACCGGTCGGAAGTCATTCCTGAGGTCGTTCAGGAGgtag